Proteins encoded by one window of Arachis ipaensis cultivar K30076 chromosome B04, Araip1.1, whole genome shotgun sequence:
- the LOC107635189 gene encoding poly(rC)-binding protein 4 isoform X1, whose translation MSQQQGQIPINPMVPQQNPMAPSIPMHMNMHMHIPNMNINMPMPMSMPLPMQMQMHHIPLPHHQLPLQVSYDSSIAGTPSSGGKRRREDEAPGTAADADLFAAKRAKGQDVIFRIVVPSRQIGKVIGKEGCRIQKIREATRATIKIADAIARQEXRVIIISSKDNEEKVTDAEKALEQIANLILKEDDSNLEALKVAVGHVAANTIRLLIAGSQAGGLIGVSGQNIEKLRNSSGATITVLAPNQLPLCASALESDRVVQLSGDVPAVMKALEEIGCQLRENPPRQVISISPTYNYAAIRPSQTYLDPTSVDYVTFEMLISETMVGGLIGRCGSNISRIRSESGAMIKVYGGKGEQKHRHIQFGGSAEQVALAKQRVDEYIYSQLIQQAGAQQSTCQR comes from the exons ATGTCGCAGCAGCAAGGTCAAATTCCAATAAATCCCATGGTTCCCCAGCAGAACCCAATGGCACCATCCATTCCTATGCACATGAACATGCACATGCATATCCCCAACATGAACATCAACATGCCCATGCCCATGAGCATGCCTCTTCCCATGCAGATGCAGATGCACCATATTCCACTCCCTCACCACCAGCTTCCGCTCCAGGTTTCCTATGACTCCTCCATCGCCGGAACCCCATCGTCCGGCGGCAAGCGCCGCCGTGAGGACGAGGCTCCCGGCACCGCCGCCGATGCAGATTTGTTTGCGGCGAAGCGCGCCAAGGGACAGGACGTGATATTCAGGATTGTGGTTCCGTCAAGGCAGATCGGGAAGGTCATTGGGAAAGAAGGTTGCAGAATACAGAAGATTCGAGAAGCTACCAGAGCCACCATCAAAATCGCCGACGCTATAGCT AGACAAGAAG NGCGTGTTATCATTATTAGTTCTAAAGACAATGAAGAAAAGGTTACTGACGCAGAGAAAGCTCTAGAGCAAATAGCCAATTTAATTTTGAAG GAAGATGATAGCAATCTTGAAGCATTAAAAGTTGCAGTAGGACATGTGGCTGCCAATACAATAAGACTCTTGATTGCTGGGTCCCAGGCAGGTGGATTGATAGGGGTATCTGGTCAAAACATTGAGAAGTTGAGGAATTCCTCTGGTGCCACAATTacagttcttgcaccaaaccagtTGCCTTTATGTGCTTCTGCCCTTGAATCTGATAGAGTTGTACAG CTATCAGGAGATGTTCCTGCAGTAATGAAGGCTTTGGAGGAGATAGGTTGTCAACTAAG GGAAAACCCCCCGAGACAAGTTATTTCAATCAGCCCAACATATAATTATGCTGCAATTCGACCATCACAAACATATCTTGATCCAACTTCAG TTGATTATGTTACGTTCGAGATGCTGATTTCGGAAACAATGGTTGGTGGGTTGATTGGTAGATGCGGATCAAATATATCAAGGATCAGAAGTGAGTCTGGAGCCATGATAAAG GTTTATGGCGGAAAAGGTGAACAGAAGCATAGGCATATTCAATTTGGAGGCAGTGCTGAACAG GTAGCATTGGCAAAACAGAGAGTTGATGAATATATATACTCTCAGTTGATACAACAAGCTGGCGCTCAACAATCGAC TTGCCAAAGATGA
- the LOC107635189 gene encoding poly(rC)-binding protein 4 isoform X2, whose translation MSQQQGQIPINPMVPQQNPMAPSIPMHMNMHMHIPNMNINMPMPMSMPLPMQMQMHHIPLPHHQLPLQVSYDSSIAGTPSSGGKRRREDEAPGTAADADLFAAKRAKGQDVIFRIVVPSRQIGKVIGKEGCRIQKIREATRATIKIADAIAEDDSNLEALKVAVGHVAANTIRLLIAGSQAGGLIGVSGQNIEKLRNSSGATITVLAPNQLPLCASALESDRVVQLSGDVPAVMKALEEIGCQLRENPPRQVISISPTYNYAAIRPSQTYLDPTSVDYVTFEMLISETMVGGLIGRCGSNISRIRSESGAMIKVYGGKGEQKHRHIQFGGSAEQVALAKQRVDEYIYSQLIQQAGAQQSTCQR comes from the exons ATGTCGCAGCAGCAAGGTCAAATTCCAATAAATCCCATGGTTCCCCAGCAGAACCCAATGGCACCATCCATTCCTATGCACATGAACATGCACATGCATATCCCCAACATGAACATCAACATGCCCATGCCCATGAGCATGCCTCTTCCCATGCAGATGCAGATGCACCATATTCCACTCCCTCACCACCAGCTTCCGCTCCAGGTTTCCTATGACTCCTCCATCGCCGGAACCCCATCGTCCGGCGGCAAGCGCCGCCGTGAGGACGAGGCTCCCGGCACCGCCGCCGATGCAGATTTGTTTGCGGCGAAGCGCGCCAAGGGACAGGACGTGATATTCAGGATTGTGGTTCCGTCAAGGCAGATCGGGAAGGTCATTGGGAAAGAAGGTTGCAGAATACAGAAGATTCGAGAAGCTACCAGAGCCACCATCAAAATCGCCGACGCTATAGCT GAAGATGATAGCAATCTTGAAGCATTAAAAGTTGCAGTAGGACATGTGGCTGCCAATACAATAAGACTCTTGATTGCTGGGTCCCAGGCAGGTGGATTGATAGGGGTATCTGGTCAAAACATTGAGAAGTTGAGGAATTCCTCTGGTGCCACAATTacagttcttgcaccaaaccagtTGCCTTTATGTGCTTCTGCCCTTGAATCTGATAGAGTTGTACAG CTATCAGGAGATGTTCCTGCAGTAATGAAGGCTTTGGAGGAGATAGGTTGTCAACTAAG GGAAAACCCCCCGAGACAAGTTATTTCAATCAGCCCAACATATAATTATGCTGCAATTCGACCATCACAAACATATCTTGATCCAACTTCAG TTGATTATGTTACGTTCGAGATGCTGATTTCGGAAACAATGGTTGGTGGGTTGATTGGTAGATGCGGATCAAATATATCAAGGATCAGAAGTGAGTCTGGAGCCATGATAAAG GTTTATGGCGGAAAAGGTGAACAGAAGCATAGGCATATTCAATTTGGAGGCAGTGCTGAACAG GTAGCATTGGCAAAACAGAGAGTTGATGAATATATATACTCTCAGTTGATACAACAAGCTGGCGCTCAACAATCGAC TTGCCAAAGATGA